The following proteins come from a genomic window of Venturia canescens isolate UGA chromosome 4, ASM1945775v1, whole genome shotgun sequence:
- the LOC122409806 gene encoding heterogeneous nuclear ribonucleoprotein H-like, whose translation MSNGGSGNGGNSTSGGGNSGGNAGAGDHEDEGFVVKVRGLPWSTTVDEILKFFSDCSICHGKAGIHMTMSREGRPSGEAYIEMDSDADIEKACKKDRDHMGHRYIEVFKAKRGEMEWVVKRSGLNLENAMDDGCVRLRGLPFGCSKEEIAQFFSGLEILPNGISLPTDYTGRSTGEAYVQFVNKDVAERALQKHKEKIGHRYIEIFRSSLSEVRASIGPKMRTGPMGGSGFSQRPTPYARGDRFGGINRFANNGRGARNRDFDGSPWAGSNNFSARGGNMPMRGSMEMKNVNFRGSGDNWSGNSGGGMHCIHMRGLPFRATEQDIADFFRPVVPVNIRIIMENSGRASGEADVEFGSHEEAVKAMTKDKSHMSHRYIELFLNSSSGSSGGGMSLGGIGNFCGGLGNNFRPGFSPNNRGYNSQLGGNNYNSF comes from the exons ATGTCAAACGGAGGAAGCGGCAACGGTGGCAATTCCACCAGTGGAGGCGGCAACAGTGGTGGCAATGCCGGAGCAGGAGATCACGAAGACGAAGGTTTCGTTGTTAAAGTACGAGGACTCCCATGGTCCACAACAGTcgatgaaattctcaaattctttaGTGACTGCAGCATTTGTCATGGCAAAGCTGGTATACACATGACCATGTCCCGGGAAGGTCGTCCTAGTGGGGAAGCATACATAGAAATGGATTCCGACGCTGACATTGAAAAAGCTTGCAAGAAAGATAGGGATCACATGGGTCATAGATACATAGAAG TTTTTAAAGCCAAGCGGGGAGAAATGGAGTGGGTTGTGAAACGGAGTGGCCTGAATCTCGAAAATGCCATGGATGATGGCTGTGTAAGACTGCGAGGTTTACCCTTTGGCTGTTCCAAAGAAGAAATAGCCCAATTTTTCTCAG GGTTGGAGATATTGCCGAACGGGATTTCGCTACCAACAGACTACACGGGCCGCAGTACTGGGGAGGCTTACGTTCAATTTGTTAACAAAGATGTCGCGGAGCGCGCTCTGCAGAAACACAAGGAAAAGATAGGACACAG ATATATCGAGATATTCCGAAGCAGTTTGTCCGAAGTCCGAGCGAGTATTGGACCGAAAATGCGCACAGGACCCATGGGAGGTAGTGGATTCAGTCAGAGACCAACTCCTTATGCACGGGGCGATCGATTTGGTGGCATAAATCGATTTGCCAATAATGGAAGAGGCGCCCGAAACAGAG ATTTCGATGGTAGTCCATGGGCAGGCTCAAACAATTTCTCAGCTCGGGGTGGAAACATGCCAATGCGCGGGAGCATGGAAATGAAGAACGTCAATTTCCGTGGCAGTGGGGACAATTGGAGTGGCAATTCGGGAGGTGGTATGCATTGCATACACATGAGAGGTTTGCCATTCAGAGCAACGGAACAAGATATTGCCGAC tttttcagACCTGTAGTACCTGTCAACATTCGAATAATAATGGAAAACAGTGGTCGTGCATCAGGCGAAGCAGACGTTGAGTTCGGGAGTCATGAAGAAGCCGTCAAAGCAATGACCAAG GATAAAAGCCACATGTCGCACAGGTACATCGAACTATTTTTGAATTCGTCCAGTGGTTCCAGTGGCGGGGGAATGTCTCTCGGTGGAATTGGAAATTTCTGCGGAG GTTTGGGGAATAATTTCAGACCAGGATTTTCCCCGAACAACAGAGGTTACAACAGTCAACTTGGCGGTAACAATTACAACAGTTTCTAA